The following coding sequences are from one Nicotiana tomentosiformis chromosome 3, ASM39032v3, whole genome shotgun sequence window:
- the LOC104098161 gene encoding uncharacterized protein: MSVISLRGILEANKVVGSNFDDWYRNLRIVLMHEKLIDVIDKPSKEVPNKDDDDATKIYQKYLEECLTTKCIILASMSSELQRKHQDMDPTAIIEHLRKMFGTQSRTARYQLSKSLFGSKLTGNSPVGPYVNHMIDLIEELEKLG, translated from the coding sequence atgtCTGTTATATCACTGCGTGGAATACTTGAGGCCAACAAAGTGGTAGGATCAAACTTTGATGATTGGTACAGAAATTTGAGAATTGTTCTCATGCATGAAAAGCTTATTGATGTGATCGATAAACCCTCTAAGGAAGTCCCAAATAAGGATGACGATGATGCCACAAAGATTTATCAGAAATACTTGGAAGAATGTCTTACTACCAAATGCATCATTCTCGCTTCTATGAGTTCTGAGCTCCAGAGGAAACATCAGGATATGGATCCAACTGCAATCATTGAACATCTTAGGAAGATGTTTGGTACACAAAGCAGGACAGCTAGATACCAGCTATCTAAGAGTTTATTTGGATCCAAATTGACTGGAAACTCTCCAGTTGGACCCTATGTCAATCATATGATTGATCTTATTGAAGAACTTGAGAAGTTGGGGTGA
- the LOC138908166 gene encoding uncharacterized protein — MVEVRGMLQQLIGTNGKMQEKLAAHDLAIKGIETQLGQLSMALNNHPQGTLPADTNINPKEQNPNQLMAVSLRNGRDLDREQEAAQFRRETTPTTQVTLEADESAELTEVVTEQEQVNKCKKKDGEQVSEQVTPLVPEASNKEKTSSNGQRLIPAPFLQRLAKQKKYDQYRKFKKMLRQIQLNIPLMDALREMPGYAKMMKDLMSRKFDFPDLSTVTLTQTCSTVVTRPMTQKVSDPVKRPTGILDDVLVQVGKFVFPADFVILDCHVDEDIPIILGRPFLTTGRALIDYETGELKMRLNNEEIIFNVQQSMRRPSEFANCSVMEVVDVILQEEDETLNVKDPLEAYLMNLEEMDDEGLAEWVMALEGQGFWKREPQFEPLHLKKRATPPAKPSIEEPPQLDLKPLPSHLRYAFLGPNSTLLVIISSGLLAV, encoded by the exons ATGGTAGAAGTCAGGGGtatgctgcaacaactcattggaacaaatggtaagatgcaagaaaagttagcagcacatgatttagcaatcaaaggcattgaaactcaaCTGGGACAGTTGTCTATGGCCTTGAACAATCACCCCCAAGGAACACTGCCTGCAGATACAAATATTAACCCAAAGGAACAGAACCCAAATCAGCTAATGGCAGTGAGTCTCAGGAATGGAAGAGATTTAGACAGAGAGCAAGAAGCTGCTCAATTTAGGAGAGAGACTACACCAACTACTCAAGTTACATTAGAGGCAGATGAGTCAGCAGAGCTCACCGAGGTTGTAACTGAACAAGAACAGGTTAATAAGTGTAAGAAGAAGGACGGTGAACAAGTCTCAGAACAGGTgacacctcttgtgccagaagcttccaacaaagaaaagacatCAAGTAATGGACAGAGATTGATTCCAGCACCATTCCTTCAGAGATTGGCAAAACAAAAGAAATATGATCAATACAGGAAATTCAAGAAAATGCTTCGACagattcaattaaatattccactgatggatgctttgagggaaatgccagggtatgcaaaaatgatgaaggacctgATGTCGCGGAAATTTGACTTCCCGGACCTGTCCACTGTAACTCTGACACAGACCTGCAGCACGGTAGTGACAAGACCTATGACCCAAAAGGTGTCTGATCCAG TCAAAAGACCGACAGGAATTCTTGATGATGTGCTTGTGCAAGTGGGGAAatttgtatttcctgcagactttgttattcttgattgtcatgtgGATGAAGATATAcccatcattctgggaaggccattcttAACCACCGGGAGAGCATTAATTGATTATGAGACTGGAGAGTTAAAAATGAGgttgaacaatgaagaaataatattcaacgttCAACAATCCATGAGGAGACCCAGTGAATTTGCAAACTGCTCAGTAATGGAGGTCGTAGATGTGATACTGCAAGAAGAGGATGAGACCCTTAATGTCAAGGATCCACTAGAAGCCTacttgatgaatttggaagagatggacgATGAAGGTTTGGCAGAGTGGGTCATGGCTCTTGAAGGTCAAGGATTCTGGAAAAGGGAACCTCAGTTCGAGCCCCTACACTTAAAAAAGAGAGCAACACCACCTGCAAAaccatcaatagaggagccaccacagcTGGACCTGAAACCGCTTCCATCCCACCTCAGGTACGCTTTCTTGGGGCCTAATTCTACTTTACttgttattatatcatctggtttGCTAGCTGTGTAG